The region GTCCAAGGACAGAGCCGTAAGCCCCCCGGCCGGCCCTCCTGGTTGGAGTGCCGCTGGCTGGCCAGGAAATGACCCTATCCAGCATCTGGAGCTCAGGTAAACTGGGAGAGTTCTTGTCAACCAGTTCTGAGACAGCGCTTTAGCGAACACACAGGAGATGCTCAGAGCAGGTTCCAGGCAAGGGCTTACGGATGTAGCGTGTTGGTTTATACTCACAGTGGAGGCAGATACTATCGAGACTCTAAACCCTGGCAGTAGGAAAGAGCCTTCAGGAAGAGTACGGGGTTTGTCTCCCATTTCCCCCCGTATCCCATTCCCTCGCGTGTTATCTGCTTATCTGCAGGCATGTATGCACTATGCGTGTGTGTTTATGCATGCTCTGTGCTGGGCTGAGGTCACACAGTTTCTCACAAGGCGCAGAGATCCCCGTTGTTCCCTCAGGAGCATGCACACAACATGTTCCTATCAAACTGGATCAGGAGCTGGCTCATCGTGCCCTTTTCAGATCAAGATGCTCCTCCAAGCCAGTCTCACCCAGCATTTGCCGCAATCCCCAGGTGGGAATGACTTATAAGGACCATGCCTGAAGGAGCACCCTCATCCTGCTCCATCTGAGCCCAGGCACGTTGCATGAGGGCATGGCTTGGCTCATGGTCTGCATGACCCTGCAGTGAAACCCTTGGTGCCTTCAGCTGGAACATGGCCCTGGgcaggcagtgttcaaagcagcACGTTTGCACCCCTGTCCAGAGCAGACACCTGATGCTGTCAATGGCCAACGCTTGCTCCAGGGAGCCTGGGAAGCTCAGTGGCTGTGAGAGGAGGAACATGCCTTCAGCCTGGTATCACGCTGCGCTGCGTGGCTGGTGCCAGCGTTAGCAAGGGCGCAGCTGCAAGAATTCATTGCTCTGTGGGATGCTGGCAACGATGAGGCAGGAGAGAGCAACTGCCTCTGCAGGGGGCTCGGGAGGAGCAGAGAGTGGTGACAAACAAGGGACTCCAACAACAGCATCTCTGTTGCCACTGCTGGCACCTTGTGCGCAGTGAGCTGGGACCAGAGTGCGAGTAGGTTGTAGGTGACTTACAGCAGGGCAAAGAGCTGGGTGATTCAGGAGTCCCACTCCATCCCTCTGTGTTTGCAGTGATATGCTTGGCCACGTATTCAACTCTGTGTGGGTCACTGCTGGCATAGCAGAAGCATCACAAGGTTGCAAGCGATTAGGAAGCATTTAGTATTTCTCCACTGTGACACAAAGcctctttctcctcccacaCCCAGCgtccatccccagcacacaCCAGTTCAGTTTCGGTGACAAGCTTGTTTCATCTCTTGCCCTGCAATCCCAGGGGCAGCACTTGCCCCAGCAATGTACATGGGGTCCCAGAGAGCCGGGCACTGCTTCCAAGTGCTGGCAGTTGCTGTCCCCAGGGATGGCCTCTGACAGCAGGAGATGAGGTGCTCTGTGCCCCTCGGGTCCCATCGGGTGGCTCCAGGcgcagcagctctgccatccCCAGCACAGGGCCAAAGGGCTGGCTCAGGCAGGGGTGGGCAGGACACGAGTGTCTCTATGGGCTGCACGCAGAAAGCCCTGGTAGACACAGACCCagtgggaagggggaaaagcagCCAAAACAGTTAAACAAACACtcaggagggagctggcagcagaAGGCAACACGCGGAGCCGGGTTCAGGCTGAGTCATGCGCTCAGCCCCCAGCAGGGCTCAGCACCACAAGCTCCCCAGTAACACCAGCCTGGAAGGATGCACAGGCACGCACATCACCGTGACAAACAGGGCCAGCAGGGACACGGCTGCTtggccagcactgcagcaggcagcttACAATGCACTCGAGCCCAGGAGGCTGGAGATGCCCAATGGCCCCGTTGAGTCCAGCCAGGAAAAGCACATTCACTGCAGACCTCAGTTGGGTCTGGGAGAGGCTTCTCCAAGTGGCAGCCAAGAGATCAAGGCTGTCCAACAGTGGGAAAGGGAGGTGGGAGATAAGTGTTGTGAGGGGAGAGTCTCAAGGGGATACAGGGGAGTCCCACAGAGGGATCAATGCTCCAGTAAATAGAGATGATAGGGAAGGAGCCACTGCACGCCAGCCCTTGGTGGCAAAGGAAGCATCCATGACACTGCCCTGTGGACCACCACATCCTGGTACCTATCCAGAAGATGTGCAATAGGTGAGACCAACCCTTGCTGTTACTCCTAAACTTGAAGAACAAACATGGGATGTGTTTGTACCCAGACCCAACCCCACAAGATGCtgagcagctgctccagcatccaAGTTGCTCACTTAtgctcttccttcccccccatAGGTGCAGGAGTTCCAAAAGAGGAGGAAACACAGAAGTAttggaaaacaaatgtattcAAAACGCACTCATTAAGGAAGTTGCATAAGAACACTGAGCCCATCCTGCCCTCCCTgaacagctccagctctgggctCCTCCACTGCCCCTTCCCAAAGCAATACCAGGGGTACTTCACCCTCAACAAACAGGGGGGTGGTGGTCAGTTTAGGTGCCAGCACTTTGATCCAGCTGGAAAGTCACATCTGCACAGAGGTAACACCCAGTAAGGCAGGGGAAGGCCCTTCCTAAGGCTCCTGGATGCTCCCCAGCACATACTGAAGGAGCTTTCATTGCCTGTACAGAAACCAAGCACAAGGTCAGCCCACGAGGGCACCTGGGGAAATGTCAAGCGTGAGGCACGAGGACCTGGAGCCAAGAGGCTGGCTGCTTCCTGCGGTTGAAAGCAGTCCCAGTTATCACCCAGCAGCCTGTGCAGTCACCAGAGATGCTGCTTCCAATCCAGGGGGGTGGACAAGGCAGACAAATGCTTTGTGAATGCTCCCACTTGGTCCCTTCCTGCAGACGAGCCCGTAACAACCAGCAACAAATCAACAGCAAACATGCCATCTAGGTGGCCAGCAATCCTCTCCCTGGTGTGCTTAGCTACAAGGCAAAACACGACCCAAGCTGCTAAACAGACTTGGCTGGGCATTTCACTACCTAATTCTGTTCTATTTACAAAGTCTTCAGCAGCTCAGCGCTGCCTTAATCCACGAGGCACAAAGCAAGCAAGAGAACGTGCAGCTCAGTCCCTCCGGATCTCTGCAGCATTCCCgggagggctgcagcagggaggtcTTGGGTGGACTCGGTGCCAGGCTCAGAACTGCTGGACAATGAGCTTCCGCTTCGCATCCCGGCTGAACCTGTTCATCCGGAACACTTCACTGTCAAAGAAGGCTGCGAGGTTGTGGATGTTGATCTGCCGAGCCTGGGGAGGacgaggaggagggaaaggagaggggaatggttatggaaaactgaaaagcaggaaCCAGGTGGTTTTCCATAGCAGAGGACACAAAACCTGAGAGTCAGCAACCTCTGCGCTGCTCAGCAggagccagagctgcagcagcagggagacagcaggtcaggaggaaggagcattggcagagctgagctgggcAGAGAGGATGCTGGCTCAGCACCTGCCTGCTCTCCACTCGCCCTTTAACTCCCACTAGcgcagggatggagctgctATCCCAGAGCACCTCATCCAGTGGGAGGGAGAGTTCTGTTGGAGACTGGGggtgccacagcagcagcaccgcgCTGTGCCTCTGGCAGTTGTTACTCCTCACACTTGAtgcaaggagcagaaaagcagcaatctGGGAATCAAACAGCGCTTTAGTGCCACGCAAGGGCAATGCTGCACGGATAGGCCAGGTGAGGAGCAGAGCCCCTGGACAAGGATGAGGATGCAGCGAGGAGGGTGAGCCTCAGGAGGGACTGGGGAAGTTCATGCAAACAAGAGATTTTCCTGCCTCTTCAAATGCAGGTGCCAGGGAATTGATGTTCTCATTCCCCTCAAAGCACCAGCCGTACTGCAGGATTTACCGCAGCAACCCCAATGCTTTATGGGGGTGCAGGAGGACAGAAAGGGAAGGATATGGTGCTTCCAGACAagaaaggagcagagacagaTGAGACAGCCCTGACTCTGGGTCAGACCGATTAACACCAGTGTGTCTCTGCTATTAGAGAAGTTACAAGCCTGAGGACACCTCTGGTTCCGAGcctgcaggcagagagcaggaagcagCCTGAGCAGGCTTGCTTTGAGAAGCCCTTACCTTATCTACCAGGTCCTTCTCTGGGACTTCTATGGTGTCCTGCTGGGCCCCGTATCGGTTTCTCTGGTACATCACCTGCTCTGCGACCAGCTGCTTCAGgatgaagagcagcagctcgTTGTTGTCTTTCTTGAATGACAGGTACCGGGAGAAGGTCTGGGAGGGAGGATGAGATGAGCCAAGGTCAGGACCCGAGGGATGCACTGCGGTTCCCGTGTCCACACCAGCCTCCCGACAGCGAATGCGATGACACCGCTGTCACCTGCGCCCTTGGTGTCTCTTAAGGGACCTTGGCTTTGCCAAGCTGCCACCTGCACGTGCAGCTGCAGCCTTGTGACAGCCCCGACAGTGCTGGCTGCTCCTACACCCATGTGAAACCTCCAGCCCAGCCTGCCCTGTGCCTCCGCAGCAGCCGCTCGCGCCTGGCCGGCTCTGTGCAGCCAAAGGAAAGGCCACGAGTGGTCCAGACTGAGGGCAGCCGCTCGCAGTGGATAAATGCCAGGCTGTGGCCAGCCAAGAGCTGTTTGGAGCCAGTCCCTGCCATGCAGAGAAAGGGCAGACAGTGTGCACTGAGCTACTGCGAGTGCTGCCCGGGGGTCAACCGTCCCCTGAGGAGCCCTGGAAACAGCGAGGAGAAACTGTCTGCCTGGCCCCATCACCTGCCAGCAGTGGGAGTCTGCGCCAGAACAGGGAACAAGAACAGAGACAGGGCAGTGCGTTTGACACAGGGGCTCAGGGTCTCTTTATCAGCCCCACAGAACCAGTGCCCCACCGCTAAGGCCAGGGGCCTGCAGTGCAacccatggggctggggggccGGCGCTCACCTTGCGCATGCTGCGCATGACGCTGAACTTCTGCGTGTCGATGAAGCTCTCCAGCATCACCCTGATGGCCATGTTCACGTCATCTTCCACCACGTAGTCCCGCAGGTGCATGCGGGCGTGAGCCTCGGCCATGCGGATCATGGACTCGATGTGACGCACCGTGATGGGGATGCTGCCTGTTGCCTGAGGGGAGAGTTAAAGGGGGAGTTAAAACATGGGGCTGCAGAAGTGGCTTCTGGCCCAGGACCTGCTTCCCGTGGCACGGAGCTGCTCCTGGACCTCGGAGCACTGCCTCAGCCTAAGGAGGCTCTGCCACCTGCTGGCACGTTCTGCAGAGTGGCACAGGCTCCCCCAGCCACATTTTAGCCTAAGGGATGCTACGCCCGTCCCTCTTTGCCGTTGTTTAGCGCCtttccaggagcagcagcccccTTTCCCCCAGCAACTTTTAGGAGTTAACAAAAAGCCAAGTAAAAACTGAAGATTGATTCCCCAAGTTCCAAATACCCTCCTCTGACCTCAACTAATTCCTCTGCGAGAGCATGAAATGAGCCCAAGAGATCCCACAGACAAACAAGAAGGGCATAGAGAGAACACTCTCTATAATGTCCTAGGAACACATGGGGCTGGGCGCATGCAAACACCTCCCGTGGGCCTGCCAGACTGGGTGACAGCAAGGACATTGCCACGGCAGACATGAGTACATGTGTCCAGGCCATCACTGCGCACATCACCAACAGGCACGGCTCTGCAGTCAGATGAAGCATCATCTGCTCAGCACGGGCTGCAGGATCTGCCTGTCTCTGCCAAAACATGGCACAGGCTTTCGTGATGGGAATGGCAAGTGTGACAGCACACGCGGGAGCAGCCTCGGGCTGATCTGCAGTCCAGGCACactcttctttccccccctctcctCAGTATTCTCACCATAGACTCCTTCCTGAGGTCACTGTACATCTGGGCCACCTTGTCCTGGTCCATCTGGTTGAGCTTGGGGTGGACCTTCTCTTTGGCGTAGACGATGTATTTCCTCAGGACCTCCTGCGGAAGGGGTTCAACCCCGTACGTGTTGGGAAGATTGACCTCAGCGGCGTCCCCGTTCACTCCCTCCTTGTTACCCGGGTGGTGCTTGATATGGCTGCTAACAACGAACCGGGCAAGCATTTCATCCTGCGAGAGAGCAGCGCACACGCAGACACTGAGGCAAACCTGCAGCCGAGcaccccaccagcagcaccacaaGCTCCGCCTGACAGCACAGCCTGTACCTGCACAGGGTCCACCGTGTCCCTCACCACACACAGGATGTCAAAGCGGGAGACGATGGGCTCGGTCAGGTCCACGTTCTCTGAGAAAGTCAATGATGGGTCGTACCGCCCACCTGGGACACGGAGACAACCGGAGTCAAACACAGGCTCCAGGCTCAGCTCTGAAGCAAGCACAGACCCCCAGCACTTTACTGGAGACTGCTTGCTCCATCTCTGCCccagcctggaggaagcaggcaGAGGGAGGGGAAGCAGTGCCACAGCTCTCATGACTGATGCGGGAAGCCTGACATGGTCCTGAGGTTGCTGAGCACTTACCGATGGGATTGGCAGCAGCAATAACGGTGCAGCGGGCTTGCAAGGACGTGACAATGCCTGCTTTGGAGATGGAAATGCTTTGCTGCTCCATAGCTTCGTGGATGCTGGTCCTATCCTGATCGTTCATCTATGAGGAAGCAAGAATGACTTAAACTGAATCGATGTCTACACTCCACTGCCCACAGACCAGCTCCCGGTGATGCTCTGGAATGGTACCAAACTACACTATAGAACAGAGGGAGCCTAAGCAAACTGGAGGGACCCTGGTCAGCTGCGGGATGGCACCATGAGTGACGGTGTCTCCTCACAGCAGAGGTTACAACCAATCCCTCCACACCTCATCCTGCCCACGGAGATGAAGCTGGGCCTCACCTTGTCGAACTCATCGATGAGGCAGACACCTCTGTCAGCCAGCACGAGGGCTCCTGCCTCCAAAGTCCACTCCTTGCTGACCGGGTGCCTCTGGACATAGGCTGTGAGACCCACGGCGGAAGCGCCCTGGCCAGTGGTGAAGATGGCTCTGCTGGACACCTTCTCGATGTACTTCAGGAACTGGGATTTGGCTGTACCGGGGTCTCCACACAGGAGCACGTTGATGTCACCACGCACTTTGTGCTTGCCGCCTGCAGGAGCAATGGCAGAGACAACGCTGGCAGCTGAGTGCAGGGCTTGAAAGCGCTGAACACCACAAAGCTGAAGGGACACGAGCGACCCTTACCTGGGTttttgggctctccaccaaagaGAGCTAAAGCCAGGCCCCTCTTGATATCTTCATGGCCGTAAATAGATGGGGCGATGCTGGCAaagatctgaaaggaaaagcagaggagtTGTGCAGGGAATACCACTTCCCATCTGGTCAGCATTTGGCATGAACATCAGCAAGGTGCTGTATATATGATACTGCTGTCTCCAAGCCATCTTGTGTTAGCCAAGGTGAGGGGTCTCTTTCAAAGGTAAATACCCCCCCAGAGCCCCCTGAAAGTGCTTCACAATAATGGTGCTGTTGGGGCACAGCAGATTGTGCAGTCTGGGGCTGGCACTGCCTCTGCACTCCTCTGCACACAAAGCCCATCGCAGTGGCCGTTATCAGCTAGTGCAGAGCTGGAGACCTTGATCTGAGACTCACCCACTGCATGGGGCAGTAGTTGCAGGGGCTCTGCCGCAAGAGAACTGCCGTCATGGTCAGATACTATACACAACTGGCTGATTTCTCAAGGGTATTCTGATAACAGCCTGATGCTGGGGAGTAAGGACCTCAAAACAGTCTTGACTCAATTGATGCTTCTCCGCCCACTGGGGACAGCAGTCAAAACAACACCAGCATGACCAAGGCAAGAGGGAAATCCCCCGTCACAGAGCTTAAACCTGACCCAAGTGAGGCTGAATGTGCCCCAGTCTTTGTTCTTTCAAGTACTGGATTTGGGTCTTAgcatgcagaaagcagcaaagctgagaTCTCTACCACAGCTTAAGCTAAGTAGTAACATCCCCTTAAGAGGATTGGAGGCGCAAGCACTGGCCCCTTGAAACACTTCCCCCTCTTTGCTATCAAGGTATAGGGCGAGAAAACAAGGATGAGATGAGAGCAGTGTCTGAGCGCCTCTCACCCATCTTCCATCCCTGTTGTGACATGGAAGGcttggagaaggaagggaagaaactgAACATTTGACCCCAAAGGTCCATGGAAAGTTTCTTATTTACTTCCCTCCTGTAATCCACTCTCATCAACAGCTACAAAAGACCACGCAGAAGGAACTGGGCTGGCGAGCTCTCAGAAGGGCAAGCAGGGATGCCTGAGGCTGACCCACCTTCTCCCCAATTTGCTCATCCTTGGACAGCCTCACGACCATTTTCACATCCTCATCGGTCAGCTCTCCGGTTGCCAGCTTGTTGTCCTTCTTGGCAATGTGGTTGGCCAGGATCACGGTGGCAAACACTGGGAACCCGTTGGCAGTATTCAAGGAGCCATCGTAGTTGTTGTGGTAGATCCCTGTCAGCTCCTGGGAGCCAGGATATGGTGCGTCAGTGCCTCCACAATACAAAACCAGCCCTCTCTCAAGACACCGGTGTCTTAAGGAGCTGCCCAAATGCATCCGAGGCCGATCCCTCCCCGCAGATGATGCCGTTACCTGCGCTCACCCCAGCCTGGTACTCACAATCTCATCCCCTGGCTTGCAGCTGTCCACCAGGTCGGCGAGGAGGATGGCATCCTTGGCACGGGGCAGCCTGCCCGCAGCCACCTTGCCCGGGCTCTCCTGGATCTTGATGCGCTGGTAGTTCTGATAGACCGTCTGCACCGACAGAGAAAGGCTGCTCAGCCGGGCCGGGAGGCAGCGAGGAGGATGCTTTTCAAAGCACCTCAGCAATGAAGCTCCATTCAAACACCGGTTAGGAAACACTGGGGCATGGGAGGATGGAGGTCGTGTGGAGCAATTCCAGGGTGTGATAGACAACAGTGGGGACAGGGAAGGGCTTTGCCACATCtcactgctgtgtttcagcctCCACACAAATACGGGACCAGTTCCTGTGGGAGGATGCTCCGCTTGTGATGAAGCAAAGAATTAAAGTCAGAAGCTCCACAGCAGTGATTTCGCTGCTGTCCTCTCGTTTCCTGAGCTGGTGGATCAGGAAATACTGACAGTTTGGGAAGGAGGAGAGCTGGACAGGCTGTATCTGCAGTTTGGATGGGTAACTGTGTGTACCACAGACGTGACTGTGGCAAGAGATTTGGCCCAAACACTTACAAAGGGGCAGAAAACTACTTCTGGCTGCTCAACTGGGCAGATTCAGCTCAAGAGCTCAAACAGACAACATGCACCCTCACAAACCCCTGGACACAGGCAGTGGAGCAGCCCCATCCACACAAGCACATCTCTTACCTCTTCCATGTTGATCTCAAAGGGGCCAAGGGACTGACACTCTGGACATGAACCAGGTTTCACCTCCTGGTTCTGGGACTGGAAGAAGGGCCCCAGGATGAAGCTGCACTTGCTGCAGTTGTATTTGACCATGCTGAGCTGAGGCAGGACCCCCGTGCAACTTGTCACCACCCCGCTGGTCCGGATCAACTGATTCAAGTGCAGTTGCCTGCGGAAAGACAGAGAGATGCTGGGtgcctgcaggacacaggaggCAGAATTCCCTGCAGGGATACTCGTGCTACAAGGCACAACTCCCAAAGGGTCGGTAAGAAATTGAGTATCAGAAAGAGCCTTCTATCCAGGTTCGTGCTTTGGGGACACAAAGCTCATCCATAACATGACTTTTTCTCCTGCAATAAGCTCATCCCATTAGATTTATGCAGAGATTTAGCAGATGAGACCTCCTGAGCACCCAAAGCCTGCTGCAGGCCCCAAGCAGTTGTA is a window of Lathamus discolor isolate bLatDis1 chromosome 7, bLatDis1.hap1, whole genome shotgun sequence DNA encoding:
- the MCM2 gene encoding DNA replication licensing factor MCM2, which gives rise to MADSSESQAAVTSPVRSSRRGDAFTSSPGRDLPPFEDESEGLLGTEGLPEEEEEGEELIGEGMERDYRPIPELDVYEAEGLALDDEDVEELTASQREAAERVMRQRDRELEQGMGRMRRGLLYDSDDEDEDRPSRKRRLAERAADGAEEEDEDMIESIENLEDMKGHSVREWVSMAAPRLEIYHRFKNFLKTHVDDRGHNVFKERISDMCKENRESLVVNYEDLAAQEHVLAYFLPEAPAEMLKIFDEAAREVVLAMYPKYDRIAQEIHVRISHLPLVEELRSLRQLHLNQLIRTSGVVTSCTGVLPQLSMVKYNCSKCSFILGPFFQSQNQEVKPGSCPECQSLGPFEINMEETVYQNYQRIKIQESPGKVAAGRLPRAKDAILLADLVDSCKPGDEIELTGIYHNNYDGSLNTANGFPVFATVILANHIAKKDNKLATGELTDEDVKMVVRLSKDEQIGEKIFASIAPSIYGHEDIKRGLALALFGGEPKNPGGKHKVRGDINVLLCGDPGTAKSQFLKYIEKVSSRAIFTTGQGASAVGLTAYVQRHPVSKEWTLEAGALVLADRGVCLIDEFDKMNDQDRTSIHEAMEQQSISISKAGIVTSLQARCTVIAAANPIGGRYDPSLTFSENVDLTEPIVSRFDILCVVRDTVDPVQDEMLARFVVSSHIKHHPGNKEGVNGDAAEVNLPNTYGVEPLPQEVLRKYIVYAKEKVHPKLNQMDQDKVAQMYSDLRKESMATGSIPITVRHIESMIRMAEAHARMHLRDYVVEDDVNMAIRVMLESFIDTQKFSVMRSMRKTFSRYLSFKKDNNELLLFILKQLVAEQVMYQRNRYGAQQDTIEVPEKDLVDKARQINIHNLAAFFDSEVFRMNRFSRDAKRKLIVQQF